Proteins from a genomic interval of Culex pipiens pallens isolate TS unplaced genomic scaffold, TS_CPP_V2 Cpp_Un0004, whole genome shotgun sequence:
- the LOC120431023 gene encoding 60S ribosomal protein L13a — translation MTDLSKKAILIDGRGHLLGRLASVIAKQILNGRNVVVVRCEDLQLSGHFFRNKIKFLAYLRKRCNVNPARGPFHFRAPSRMLWKAVRGMVPHKTKRGHNALKQLKVYEGIPPPYDRQKRLCVPIAMRQLCLRPDRKVRHF, via the exons ATGACGGACTTGTCGAAAAAA GCGATTCTGATCGACGGACGCGGACATCTTCTCGGCCGCCTAGCGTCTGTGATTGCAAAGCAGATTCTGAATGGGCGCAATGTTGTGGTTGTGAGGTGCGAGGATTTGCAGCTGTCCGGTCACTTCTTCAGGAACAAAATTAAGTTTCTTGCGTATCTGCGTAAACGATGCAATGTGAACCCGGCCCGTGGCCCGTTCCATTTCCGCGCACCAAGCCGAATGCTGTGGAAGGCGGTTCGTGGCATGGTTCCCCACAAAACAAAACGAGGCCACAACgcattgaaacaattgaaagtGTACGAAGGCATTCCGCCACCGTACGACCGACAGAAGCGTCTCTGTGTGCCGATTGCAATGAGACAACTTTGTCTTCGTCCCGACAGAAAGGtaagacatttttaa
- the LOC120431025 gene encoding uncharacterized protein LOC120431025, with protein sequence MQMFQKSQMTRATPTEHGLLHSSKQLGRCRYHHRPLLSRRSTICTVTRLRTKREERSEDCLQRESNCNPYEPVMYEEIQVEGIYAAPYENCFYRAVLLKKAWPDYFNLFVFIGNLSSRTALVMLNSAMVKPVNKVHEKTWLFYTLDNGAVELISDDKQIPYLVMQMDISRVIIKKLEFKQLCLRLSYDQQARIMKATLTDVEKKGQLAEVTLRNVVCDLKQVDVNYWPHIPQGKSIVRITFVLDAVTLTVCPNVYSKLLLTILPE encoded by the coding sequence ATGCAGATGTTCCAGAAAAGCCAGATGACACGCGCCACGCCGACAGAACACGGCCTGTTACACTCATCCAAGCAGCTGGGCCGTTGCCGCTACCACCATCGACCTTTGTTATCTCGCCGGAGTACAATCTGTACAGTGACCAGGCTACGAACGAAACGCGAAGAACGCTCGGAAGATTGTCTTCAACGTGAATCAAATTGCAATCCATACGAACCGGTCATGTATGAGGAGATTCAGGTCGAAGGCATCTACGCGGCACCGTACGAGAACTGCTTTTACCGGGCTGTGTTGCTGAAAAAGGCCTGGCCGGATTACTTTaacttgtttgtttttattgggAATCTTTCGTCACGCACGGCCTTGGTGATGCTGAACAGTGCCATGGTGAAGCCGGTCAACAAGGTGCACGAAAAAACCTGGCTGTTTTACACGTTGGACAACGGAGCGGTCGAATTAATCTCGGACGACAAGCAGATTCCGTACCTTGTTATGCAGATGGACATCTCACGGGTCATCATTAAGAAGCTCGAGTTCAAGCAGCTTTGCCTTCGGCTTTCATACGATCAGCAGGCTCGCATCATGAAGGCCACCCTCACGGACGTTGAGAAGAAGGGCCAACTTGCCGAGGTCACCTTACGGAATGTTGTCTGCGACCTCAAGCAAGTCGACGTCAACTACTGGCCGCACATACCACAGGGCAAAAGCATCGTCCGGATAACGTTCGTTCTGGATGCGGTCACGTTAACCGTCTGTCCCAATGTGTACTCCAAGCTGCTGCTGACAATTCTTCCCGAGTAA